The Desulfovibrio sp. G11 region CATTATAAAAGCATAGACATACTGGATGTACTGTGTCCCAAGATGACTTACAGCTATAGCTTCTAACATACCATGACAATTAGATTTTATTAAAAACTTTAAACTCAACTTGGTAGTTCTGCCCCAAACTGGCAAGGGGGGGCTATTGAATCCGCCACAACTGCGCACCAACCACACCTCCAACATGAAAGGGTAGCTCATGAGCGTCTTTATCATCGCAGAAATTGGCATCAACCATAACGGTGATCTAAAAATCGCCAAGGATCTTATCCGACAGGCGATCAGCGCGGGCTGCGATGCAGTCAAATTTCAAAAACGCGATATTGACATTGTCTACACCAAGGAGTTTTTGGATTCTCCGCGTGAAAGCCCTTGGGGCACGACCCAACGCCACCAAAAAGCAGGTCTAGAATTCGGCAAGGCCGAATATGATGTTATTGATGAGTATTGCAAAAAACTGGGGATTGAGTGGTTCGCTTCAGCTTGGGACGTGAACAGTCTAGCCTTTCTTGACCAATACAACTGCAAGTACAGCAAGGTCGCATCTGCCATGATTACGAGCGAACCATTTTTGCGCGCCGTCGCAAGCCGCAAAAAGTACACGTTTATTTCAACCGCCATGTCCACAATGGAACAAATCAGCCATGCCGTAGAAATTTTCCGCGAAGCCGCCTGCCCTTTCGAACTTATGCACTGCGTCGGCACATACCCCATGAAGGTGGAGCATGCTAACCTCCGCTGCATAGAAACCTTGCGCGCCACTTTCAAGTGTCCAGTCGGCTATAGCGGACATGAAACAGGGGTTGCCGTTTCCGCAGGAGCGATTATGTTAGGGGCCACATCCATTGAACGCCACATCACCCTTGATCGCGCCATGTATGGCTCTGACCAAGCCGCCAGTCTGGAAGGCGCTGGCATACACCAATTATGTAGGTACACACGCATTCTTGAAGCTGCCATTGGCGATGGTATAAAACGCATTTTGCCCGAAGAAGCTGCTGTGGCCCAAAAACTGCGGGCGCATCTGAAGTAGTTCTGCCAAAGCCCACTGAATGAAAGGCGCACCAGACTATGAAAATTTACTCCACCACAAAACTGCAATATCGATGGTATGCTGGCCATATTTAAGGCAAAGCAATAATACTGCCGGCATATGCTGGAATATGTAGGCTTCAGGGTACTGCTCCATGATAACAGTAGCTGCTTATAT contains the following coding sequences:
- a CDS encoding N-acetylneuraminate synthase family protein, with translation MSVFIIAEIGINHNGDLKIAKDLIRQAISAGCDAVKFQKRDIDIVYTKEFLDSPRESPWGTTQRHQKAGLEFGKAEYDVIDEYCKKLGIEWFASAWDVNSLAFLDQYNCKYSKVASAMITSEPFLRAVASRKKYTFISTAMSTMEQISHAVEIFREAACPFELMHCVGTYPMKVEHANLRCIETLRATFKCPVGYSGHETGVAVSAGAIMLGATSIERHITLDRAMYGSDQAASLEGAGIHQLCRYTRILEAAIGDGIKRILPEEAAVAQKLRAHLK